In Salinigranum marinum, one DNA window encodes the following:
- the malQ gene encoding 4-alpha-glucanotransferase: MRFQRQGGVFLHVTSLPGPHGIGDLGRGARDFLDFLDRANQSLWQFCPLGPTSQAHGNSPYQSFSAFAGNPLLVSLDRLADDGLLTDAELTGEEFDAHSVDYDRVASFKRDRLRTAFERFEPGDDYRAFCDREAHWLDGYALFMSLKHEFEGSLWTTWPHEVKTRDPDALDRYRDELAEEIAYHEFVQFVFDRQWHALREYADDRGVGLVGDLPIYVALDSADVWTAPDAFRLDENNEPTVVAGVPPQNDDGQRWGNPLYDWDHLREQGYDWWLARLRRLFDLVDVTRIDHFKGFDEYWAIPADSEWAGDGQWVDAPGHDFFETVERELGELPFVVEDLGFLDEGLVELRDRFEFPGMRVPQYADWCQAGHMYQPMHYPDNVVGYTSTHDTDTLVGYYEDLGERQRECLHYNLGVDGSEIHWSVIEAVWNSEAVLAFTTMQDLLGLDSHARFNTPGTAEGNWRWRVTREGFADDVADELASLTDIYIR; encoded by the coding sequence ATGAGATTCCAGCGGCAGGGTGGCGTCTTCTTGCACGTCACGTCACTTCCCGGCCCGCACGGCATCGGCGACCTCGGACGCGGCGCACGTGACTTCCTCGACTTCCTCGACCGTGCGAACCAGTCGCTCTGGCAGTTCTGCCCGCTCGGGCCGACCTCGCAAGCCCACGGCAACTCTCCGTACCAGTCCTTCTCGGCGTTCGCGGGGAACCCGCTCCTCGTGAGCCTCGACCGCCTCGCCGACGACGGCCTGCTCACCGACGCGGAACTCACCGGCGAGGAGTTCGACGCACACAGTGTCGACTACGACCGCGTCGCGTCGTTCAAGCGCGACCGCCTCCGGACGGCGTTCGAGCGGTTCGAGCCCGGCGACGACTACCGCGCGTTCTGCGACCGCGAGGCCCACTGGCTGGACGGCTACGCCCTGTTCATGTCGCTCAAACACGAGTTCGAGGGGTCGCTCTGGACGACGTGGCCGCACGAAGTGAAGACGCGTGACCCCGACGCCCTCGACCGCTACCGCGACGAACTCGCCGAGGAGATCGCCTACCACGAGTTCGTCCAGTTCGTCTTCGACCGACAGTGGCACGCCCTCCGCGAGTACGCCGACGACCGCGGCGTCGGACTCGTCGGCGACCTCCCCATCTACGTCGCGCTCGACAGCGCCGACGTCTGGACCGCGCCCGACGCCTTCCGACTCGACGAGAACAACGAACCGACGGTCGTCGCGGGCGTTCCACCGCAGAACGACGACGGCCAGCGCTGGGGCAACCCGCTGTACGACTGGGATCACCTCCGGGAGCAGGGGTACGACTGGTGGCTCGCCCGCCTCCGCCGGCTGTTCGACCTCGTCGACGTCACCCGAATCGACCACTTCAAGGGGTTTGACGAGTACTGGGCCATTCCAGCCGATTCCGAGTGGGCCGGCGACGGCCAGTGGGTCGACGCCCCCGGACACGACTTCTTCGAGACCGTCGAGCGCGAACTCGGCGAACTCCCGTTCGTCGTCGAGGACCTCGGCTTCCTCGACGAGGGCCTCGTCGAACTCCGCGACCGGTTCGAGTTCCCCGGCATGCGCGTCCCGCAGTACGCCGACTGGTGCCAGGCCGGTCACATGTACCAGCCGATGCACTACCCCGACAACGTCGTCGGCTACACCTCGACGCACGACACCGACACCCTCGTCGGCTACTACGAGGACCTCGGGGAGCGCCAGCGGGAGTGTCTCCACTACAACCTCGGCGTCGACGGCTCGGAGATCCACTGGTCGGTGATCGAAGCCGTCTGGAACTCCGAGGCGGTCCTGGCGTTCACGACGATGCAGGACCTCCTCGGCCTCGACTCACACGCCCGGTTCAACACGCCCGGCACGGCCGAAGGCAACTGGCGCTGGCGGGTCACCCGCGAGGGGTTCGCCGACGACGTCGCCGACGAACTCGCGAGCCTCACGGACATCTACATCCGCTGA
- a CDS encoding mechanosensitive ion channel family protein, with translation MTRRLGYASLAVAAILALVAGYVQAARPFPNRFPTTALSTDVVLVKLLLVAATALGFYGVYVIVIRVLTDRFTKRRVHDVRNVLRLVLGVSALVSVLGVITEQWVGVLLSLGVVGFAITFALQQPLLSLLGWVYIMLKRPYAVGDRVKIEESKGDVIEVDFLVTTLWEVNGDLVSTHQPSGRVVTVPNSVVLSSQIVNYSALVHHVWNELSIQVAYETDLAFARETMIEVADDYLGDAMAREIATYRKRLDETAVELEVQDRPTVNVVQTESWVELRLRYLVHPRRGARTRNVLYERILERFNDDPDRVKFPVSRNR, from the coding sequence GTGACCCGTCGACTGGGCTACGCCTCGCTCGCCGTCGCCGCGATCCTCGCGCTCGTGGCCGGCTACGTACAGGCCGCCCGTCCCTTCCCCAACCGCTTCCCCACGACGGCGCTCTCGACCGACGTCGTGCTGGTGAAGCTGCTGCTCGTCGCCGCGACCGCACTCGGCTTCTACGGGGTCTACGTCATCGTGATCCGCGTTCTCACCGACCGGTTCACGAAGCGGCGCGTCCACGACGTGCGGAACGTCCTCCGGCTGGTCCTCGGAGTGAGCGCGCTCGTCTCCGTGCTCGGCGTCATCACGGAGCAGTGGGTCGGCGTCCTGCTCTCGCTCGGGGTGGTCGGCTTCGCGATCACGTTCGCCCTCCAGCAGCCCCTCCTTTCGCTCCTGGGCTGGGTGTACATCATGCTGAAGCGGCCGTACGCCGTCGGCGACCGGGTGAAGATCGAGGAGTCGAAGGGCGACGTCATCGAGGTCGACTTCCTCGTGACGACGCTCTGGGAGGTCAACGGCGACCTCGTCTCGACCCACCAGCCCTCCGGCCGGGTCGTCACCGTGCCGAACAGCGTCGTGCTCTCCTCACAGATCGTCAACTACAGCGCGCTCGTCCACCACGTCTGGAACGAACTCTCCATCCAGGTGGCGTACGAGACCGACCTCGCGTTCGCCCGCGAGACGATGATCGAGGTCGCCGACGACTACCTCGGCGACGCGATGGCCCGCGAGATCGCCACCTACCGCAAGCGACTCGACGAGACCGCCGTCGAACTCGAAGTACAGGACCGTCCCACGGTGAACGTCGTCCAGACCGAGTCCTGGGTCGAACTCCGCCTCCGCTATCTCGTCCACCCGCGGCGTGGCGCTCGAACCAGAAACGTCCTCTACGAACGCATCCTCGAACGGTTCAACGACGATCCCGACCGCGTGAAGTTCCCCGTCAGCCGCAACCGGTAG
- the thyA gene encoding thymidylate synthase — protein MQQYLDLVSGVLSSGTYKPNRTGVDTIAGFSRHYTVDLREGFPLLTTKDLSGFRWNSLVHEVLWYLSGEEHVRELRKETGIWDAWADEEGRLDTAYGRFWRRFPVPDDSQRLPGESWPDDAHRWVSNGEFDQLQYVVDSLNERPNSRRLVVNAWHPANAAVSTLPPCHYTFVFNVQGDQLNCHLTQRSGDIALGIPFNVAAYAMLTQAVAAQTGFEVGTFGHTIVDAHVYCGAGDRGRWYGDNLDRLQSRLDAIDAREDYRAVREWVEAEAPPEAEGEARYDHVPGLLEQCAREPRSRPVLDIADEPLDDLTADDIVLRGYDPAPGIRFAVAE, from the coding sequence ATGCAACAGTATCTCGATCTCGTCTCCGGCGTCCTCTCGTCGGGCACGTACAAACCCAACCGAACAGGTGTCGATACAATCGCCGGCTTCAGCCGGCACTACACCGTCGACCTCCGGGAGGGCTTTCCGCTCTTGACGACCAAGGACCTCTCGGGCTTTCGGTGGAACTCGCTCGTCCACGAGGTGCTGTGGTACCTCTCGGGGGAAGAACACGTCCGTGAGCTCCGGAAAGAGACGGGTATTTGGGACGCGTGGGCGGACGAGGAGGGCCGACTCGACACCGCCTACGGCCGCTTCTGGCGGCGGTTCCCGGTCCCCGACGACTCCCAGCGGCTGCCGGGGGAGTCCTGGCCCGACGACGCCCACCGGTGGGTTTCGAACGGCGAGTTCGACCAGCTCCAGTACGTCGTCGACAGCCTGAACGAGCGCCCCAACTCCCGCCGACTGGTCGTCAACGCGTGGCACCCCGCCAACGCCGCCGTCTCGACGCTCCCGCCGTGTCATTACACCTTCGTGTTCAACGTCCAGGGCGACCAGCTGAACTGCCACCTCACCCAGCGGTCGGGTGACATCGCCCTCGGGATCCCCTTCAACGTCGCCGCCTACGCGATGCTCACGCAGGCGGTCGCCGCGCAGACGGGGTTCGAGGTCGGCACGTTCGGCCACACGATCGTCGACGCGCACGTCTACTGCGGGGCGGGCGATCGGGGACGCTGGTACGGCGACAACCTCGACCGACTGCAGTCGCGGCTCGACGCGATCGACGCCCGCGAGGACTACCGAGCAGTCCGCGAGTGGGTCGAGGCCGAGGCACCGCCCGAGGCCGAAGGCGAAGCGCGGTACGATCACGTCCCCGGCCTGCTCGAACAGTGCGCGCGCGAGCCCCGGTCGCGGCCGGTTCTCGACATCGCCGACGAACCGCTCGACGACCTGACCGCCGACGACATCGTGCTCCGAGGGTACGACCCCGCACCGGGGATCCGCTTCGCCGTGGCCGAGTGA
- a CDS encoding ATPase domain-containing protein: MDTDPPSGGAERAAPDKGAAPHGSEPGGGAEPTAGGADRLSTGIDGLDTVLDGGFLAGYHYLVRGSPGAGKTVLGWHFLVAEGGADALYVAFEERPEKIRRNAASLGIDLDAVTILDLSPESRLFAAGEGYDVFTTAAVEHESLTDRVRGRIDAEEPRRVLLDPVTQLRYLSPDEYQFRRELLSLMGLLTDRGSTVLFTSQACSETPDDDLQFLGDGVIELCRRGGGRLLRVPKFRGSETAAGGHTVTVGRGGMTVYPRVVAERERRPFTRRLASSGVPELDELLHGGVERETTTLLSGPTGVGKTTVGSLFLKEAASRGHHSILYLLEEKRGTFVERCRSINVPVAEMIDRGSLDVVDVTPAVMTVGEFLGRVQAGLTDDTQFVMIDGIQGFAKLANGSADLEELSALTSLLTARGVTVVLTDEMPNVVGEFRPTKSGETAIADNIVLMRYVEFGGEIHRAIGVLKKRTSDFERRLRQFEITEYGVSVGDPLEGLSGVLTGDPRWVGTDPEREEVL, encoded by the coding sequence ATGGACACGGACCCACCTAGCGGTGGAGCCGAGCGTGCGGCCCCCGACAAGGGCGCGGCTCCGCATGGAAGCGAGCCCGGAGGCGGGGCGGAGCCGACGGCGGGCGGAGCCGACCGCCTCTCGACCGGCATCGACGGCCTGGATACGGTTCTCGACGGGGGCTTTCTCGCGGGCTATCACTACCTGGTTCGCGGGAGCCCGGGGGCCGGCAAGACCGTCCTCGGCTGGCACTTCCTCGTCGCCGAGGGGGGTGCGGACGCGCTCTACGTCGCGTTCGAAGAGCGCCCCGAGAAGATCAGGCGCAACGCCGCGTCGCTCGGAATCGATCTCGACGCCGTCACGATCTTGGATCTGAGCCCCGAGTCGCGGCTCTTCGCCGCCGGCGAGGGCTACGACGTCTTCACCACGGCGGCCGTCGAACACGAGTCGCTGACCGACCGGGTCCGAGGACGGATCGACGCCGAGGAGCCCCGGCGCGTGCTCCTCGACCCCGTGACACAGCTTCGGTATCTGTCGCCGGACGAGTACCAGTTCCGGCGCGAGTTGCTCTCGCTCATGGGGCTGCTGACGGACCGTGGCTCGACGGTGCTTTTCACCTCGCAGGCGTGTTCGGAGACCCCCGACGACGACCTCCAGTTCCTCGGCGACGGGGTGATCGAACTGTGCCGGCGAGGCGGCGGCCGACTGCTCCGCGTCCCGAAGTTCCGCGGGTCGGAGACGGCCGCGGGCGGCCACACCGTGACGGTGGGCCGGGGCGGGATGACCGTCTATCCGCGGGTGGTGGCCGAACGCGAGCGGCGGCCGTTCACCCGTCGGCTCGCCTCGTCGGGCGTTCCCGAACTCGACGAGCTCCTCCACGGCGGCGTCGAGCGGGAGACGACGACGCTCCTCAGCGGACCGACCGGCGTCGGGAAGACTACGGTCGGGTCGCTCTTTCTGAAGGAGGCGGCCAGCCGTGGACACCACTCGATCCTCTATCTCCTCGAAGAGAAACGCGGGACGTTCGTCGAGCGATGTCGGTCGATCAACGTCCCGGTCGCCGAGATGATCGACCGGGGATCGCTCGACGTCGTGGACGTGACGCCCGCCGTGATGACCGTCGGCGAGTTCCTCGGTCGGGTCCAGGCCGGCCTCACCGACGACACCCAGTTCGTGATGATCGACGGGATCCAGGGCTTCGCGAAGCTCGCGAACGGCTCGGCGGACCTCGAGGAACTGTCGGCGCTCACGAGCCTGCTGACGGCGCGCGGCGTCACCGTCGTGCTGACGGACGAGATGCCGAACGTCGTCGGGGAGTTCCGCCCCACGAAGTCCGGCGAGACGGCGATCGCGGACAACATCGTCCTCATGCGCTACGTCGAGTTCGGCGGCGAGATCCACCGGGCCATCGGCGTGTTGAAAAAGCGGACGAGCGACTTCGAGCGCCGCCTCCGGCAGTTCGAGATCACGGAGTACGGCGTCAGCGTCGGCGATCCACTCGAGGGACTCTCCGGCGTGCTCACCGGCGACCCACGCTGGGTCGGCACCGATCCCGAGCGTGAAGAGGTGCTGTGA
- a CDS encoding APC family permease codes for MAGRHRRLSMRHALAVVAGALLGVGALYVPDRVENLAGPATPLAFLLAAAGGLALSVGYAVFLSGPLGDSGGGGYLHLSRTWRSRALGFLAIWPKPAAYAALVALLAEYLAGFVPLPAPDGVVALALLGGLLVVHLVGPVAVGRLGLVLSAGFTLFLVVLVAAGLTAVVLGNFFPLLPTPTLRERPVLSVGRATLVALFGFVGFEAIAALAGEVRSPRTTLPRALVSGVAAAGLLATAMAFVTLGVIPWPRLVFAQAPFVDAAASGLGVATALLLPPGIVAGTLAALVTLSWPATRALAGLGEVIPPLAHTNRFGAPDLACVVVFGLAAGLVAADAAFVALYLAVPGLLALYVAHGLTTAALPVVNPELYAASEFRPPPRLLALTGLTGAGLAGLLLWQSLTLDPAVVLGYTRVGPTVAGPAADPLVVDPLRSVVPALVGWETVGVLVYVAARDYREEVGVELEPLTRF; via the coding sequence ATGGCTGGCAGACACCGCCGGCTGTCGATGCGTCACGCGCTCGCCGTCGTGGCGGGGGCGTTGCTCGGGGTGGGCGCGCTGTACGTCCCCGATCGGGTCGAGAACCTCGCCGGCCCGGCGACGCCGCTCGCGTTCCTCCTCGCTGCCGCCGGCGGACTCGCGCTGAGCGTCGGCTACGCGGTCTTCCTCTCGGGGCCGCTCGGCGACAGCGGTGGCGGCGGCTACCTCCACCTCTCGCGGACGTGGCGCTCGCGCGCGCTCGGCTTCCTCGCCATCTGGCCCAAACCAGCCGCCTACGCCGCCCTCGTCGCGCTCCTGGCGGAGTACCTCGCCGGCTTCGTTCCGTTGCCCGCGCCGGACGGCGTCGTCGCGCTCGCGCTCCTCGGCGGCCTCCTCGTCGTCCACCTCGTCGGGCCGGTCGCCGTCGGCCGGCTCGGCCTCGTCCTCTCGGCGGGCTTTACTCTCTTTCTCGTCGTCCTCGTGGCGGCGGGGCTGACTGCGGTCGTGCTGGGCAACTTCTTCCCCCTCCTGCCGACCCCGACCTTGCGCGAACGCCCGGTGCTGTCGGTAGGGCGGGCGACGCTCGTCGCGCTGTTCGGCTTCGTCGGGTTCGAGGCCATCGCGGCGCTGGCCGGCGAGGTCCGCTCCCCCAGGACGACGCTCCCCCGTGCCCTCGTCTCGGGGGTCGCCGCCGCGGGACTGCTCGCCACCGCGATGGCGTTCGTCACCCTCGGTGTCATCCCCTGGCCCCGACTCGTCTTCGCGCAGGCCCCGTTCGTCGACGCGGCCGCCTCGGGGCTCGGCGTCGCCACCGCCCTGCTCCTCCCACCCGGTATCGTCGCCGGTACGCTCGCCGCCCTCGTCACGCTCTCGTGGCCCGCGACACGCGCGCTGGCCGGGCTCGGCGAGGTGATCCCACCCCTCGCACACACCAACCGTTTCGGCGCACCCGACCTCGCGTGCGTGGTCGTCTTCGGGCTCGCCGCGGGGCTCGTCGCCGCCGACGCCGCCTTCGTCGCGCTCTACCTCGCCGTCCCCGGCCTGCTCGCCCTCTACGTCGCCCACGGGCTGACGACGGCCGCCCTCCCGGTCGTCAACCCGGAGCTGTACGCCGCCAGCGAGTTCCGGCCCCCACCGCGCCTGCTGGCGCTGACCGGACTCACCGGTGCCGGACTCGCGGGGCTGTTGCTCTGGCAGTCGCTCACGCTCGACCCCGCGGTCGTCCTCGGCTACACCCGCGTGGGACCCACCGTGGCCGGCCCGGCGGCCGATCCGCTCGTGGTCGACCCGCTGCGGAGCGTCGTCCCGGCGCTCGTCGGCTGGGAGACGGTCGGGGTGCTCGTCTACGTCGCCGCTCGCGACTACCGCGAGGAGGTCGGCGTGGAACTGGAGCCGCTGACGCGGTTCTGA
- a CDS encoding dihydrofolate reductase → MSDATDTRVTFVLVAAVAENRVIGRGGEMPWHLPADLRHFKETTTGHPVVMGRRTYDSIAAQLDGPLPERHSVVLSSRDLDLPEGATVVDSVDAARRAAGRAAARMGVDTVYVVGGETVYEQFLPLADGLVLTELHDAYEGDTVFPVYDPGEWIEVDRDPHDGFDFVSYERA, encoded by the coding sequence ATGAGCGACGCAACCGACACACGGGTCACGTTCGTCCTCGTCGCGGCCGTCGCCGAAAACCGCGTCATCGGTCGGGGGGGAGAGATGCCCTGGCACCTCCCGGCCGACCTCCGACACTTCAAGGAGACGACGACCGGCCACCCGGTGGTGATGGGCCGACGGACGTACGACTCCATCGCGGCACAGCTCGACGGCCCCCTCCCCGAGCGCCACAGCGTCGTCCTCTCGTCGCGCGACCTCGACCTCCCCGAGGGGGCGACGGTCGTCGACTCCGTCGACGCGGCGCGTCGCGCGGCCGGACGCGCCGCCGCGCGCATGGGCGTCGACACGGTGTACGTCGTCGGCGGGGAGACGGTGTACGAGCAGTTCCTCCCGCTCGCCGACGGGCTGGTGCTCACCGAACTCCACGACGCGTACGAGGGTGACACCGTCTTTCCGGTGTACGACCCCGGCGAGTGGATCGAGGTCGACCGCGACCCACACGACGGGTTCGACTTCGTCAGCTACGAGCGCGCCTGA
- the thrS gene encoding threonine--tRNA ligase, which translates to MSDIVVTLPDGSELELEEGSTVHDAAYAIGPGLGDDTVAGVVDGDLVDRADELHDGARLVIVTDQSDEYLRVLRHSAAHVFAQALQRLHPEAKLAIGPPTDDGFYYDVAGVDLDEDDLREIEAEMAEVVDADYPIERVERPREEALALYEDNPYKREILDTEAADEDPLSFYVQDDWQDLCKGPHVSSTGEIGAFTLLNISSAYWRGDEDNEQLTRVYGTAFEAESELEEFLAMREEAKERDHRKIGQELDLFSIAEVTGPGLPLYHPNGKRILNALSNYAEELNLGAGYDPVETPHLFRTELWKRSGHYDNYVDDMFLLDVNDEEYGLKPMNCPGHATIFAQKNWSYRDLPIRYFEDGKVYRKEQRGELSGLSRVWAFTIDDGHIFCRPDQIEDEINLIIDSILTVFDTFDLDYEVALATRPEKSVGSDEIWEHAESQLESVLNDQGMDYKLEAGDGAFYGPKIDFAFEDALGRNWDGPTVQLDFNMPDRFDLSYTGEDNEEHQPVMIHRALYGSYERFLMVLTEHFNGKFPFWLAPEQVRILPISDDQIGYAKKLRHELGEFRVGVEDRSWTLGRKIREAQEDRVPYMLVVGSDEAEAGTISVRDRKERERQDVSVEAFGDHLRDEEAEKRPEPDFLA; encoded by the coding sequence ATGAGTGATATCGTGGTGACCCTCCCGGACGGTTCCGAACTGGAACTCGAGGAGGGATCGACGGTGCACGACGCCGCGTACGCCATCGGACCGGGGCTCGGCGACGACACCGTCGCGGGTGTGGTCGACGGCGACCTCGTCGACAGGGCCGATGAGTTACACGACGGCGCGCGGCTCGTCATCGTCACCGACCAGTCCGACGAGTACCTGCGGGTGCTCAGACACTCCGCCGCGCACGTCTTCGCCCAGGCGCTCCAGCGACTTCACCCCGAGGCGAAGCTGGCGATCGGGCCGCCGACGGACGACGGCTTCTACTACGACGTCGCGGGTGTCGATCTCGACGAGGACGACCTCCGGGAGATCGAAGCGGAGATGGCGGAGGTCGTCGACGCCGACTACCCGATCGAGCGCGTCGAACGCCCTCGGGAGGAGGCGCTCGCGCTCTACGAGGACAACCCGTACAAGCGCGAGATCCTCGACACCGAGGCGGCCGACGAGGACCCCCTCTCGTTTTACGTCCAGGACGACTGGCAGGACCTCTGTAAGGGTCCGCACGTCTCGTCGACGGGCGAGATCGGCGCGTTCACCCTGCTAAACATCTCCTCGGCGTACTGGCGCGGCGACGAGGACAACGAGCAACTCACGCGCGTCTACGGGACGGCGTTCGAGGCCGAGTCCGAACTCGAGGAGTTCCTCGCGATGCGCGAGGAGGCCAAAGAGCGCGACCACCGCAAGATCGGCCAGGAGCTCGACCTCTTCTCGATCGCCGAGGTGACGGGCCCCGGGCTCCCTCTCTATCATCCCAACGGGAAGCGGATCCTCAACGCGCTGTCGAACTACGCCGAGGAGCTGAACCTCGGTGCCGGCTACGACCCCGTCGAGACGCCCCACCTCTTTCGAACCGAGTTGTGGAAGCGCTCGGGCCACTACGACAACTACGTCGACGACATGTTCCTCCTCGACGTGAACGACGAGGAGTACGGGCTGAAGCCGATGAACTGCCCAGGGCACGCGACCATCTTCGCCCAGAAGAACTGGAGCTACCGCGACCTCCCCATCCGCTACTTCGAGGATGGTAAAGTGTACCGGAAGGAACAGCGGGGGGAACTCTCGGGGCTGTCGCGGGTGTGGGCCTTCACGATCGACGACGGCCACATCTTCTGTCGCCCCGACCAGATCGAAGACGAGATCAATCTCATCATCGACTCGATCCTCACCGTCTTCGATACGTTCGACCTCGACTACGAGGTGGCGCTGGCGACCCGGCCCGAGAAGTCGGTGGGCAGTGACGAGATCTGGGAGCACGCCGAGTCCCAGCTGGAGTCGGTGCTGAACGACCAGGGCATGGACTACAAGCTCGAAGCGGGCGACGGGGCCTTCTACGGCCCGAAGATCGACTTCGCGTTCGAGGACGCCCTGGGGAGAAACTGGGACGGGCCGACGGTCCAGCTCGACTTCAACATGCCCGACCGGTTCGATCTCTCCTACACCGGAGAGGACAACGAGGAGCACCAGCCGGTGATGATCCACCGCGCGCTGTACGGGAGCTACGAACGGTTCCTGATGGTCCTGACCGAGCACTTCAACGGAAAGTTCCCGTTCTGGCTCGCGCCCGAACAGGTCCGCATCCTGCCGATTAGCGACGATCAGATCGGCTACGCGAAGAAGCTCCGCCACGAACTCGGCGAGTTCCGCGTCGGCGTCGAGGACCGCTCGTGGACCCTCGGGCGGAAGATCCGCGAGGCCCAAGAGGACCGAGTCCCGTACATGCTCGTCGTCGGGAGCGACGAGGCCGAGGCCGGGACGATCTCCGTCCGGGACCGGAAAGAACGCGAACGACAGGACGTCTCGGTCGAGGCCTTCGGCGACCACCTCCGCGACGAGGAGGCCGAAAAGCGGCCCGAGCCGGACTTCCTCGCCTGA
- a CDS encoding VanZ family protein encodes MRVFPAGDGRPLGATVVLVAAAVVLVGSLLPAPTTASEASVVAPLGVGADKWVHAASYAVVAGLAAATRGWGRRVPALVAVVVAVAVFGAGVEVAQSFVPGRTASGADAVANAIGAAVGVAGWWLLARRRARFPSAES; translated from the coding sequence ATGCGTGTCTTCCCCGCCGGGGACGGTCGTCCTCTCGGCGCGACGGTCGTCCTCGTGGCGGCCGCCGTCGTCCTCGTCGGCTCGCTCCTCCCCGCCCCGACGACCGCAAGCGAGGCATCAGTCGTCGCCCCGCTGGGGGTCGGGGCGGATAAGTGGGTTCACGCCGCCAGCTACGCAGTCGTCGCGGGGCTCGCGGCCGCGACGCGTGGCTGGGGCCGCCGCGTGCCCGCGCTGGTCGCCGTGGTGGTCGCCGTCGCCGTCTTCGGAGCCGGCGTCGAGGTGGCCCAGTCGTTTGTCCCCGGGCGGACCGCCTCCGGGGCCGACGCCGTAGCGAACGCCATCGGTGCCGCGGTCGGCGTCGCCGGCTGGTGGCTCCTCGCGCGCCGGCGCGCTCGCTTCCCGTCGGCGGAGTCGTAG
- a CDS encoding HAMP domain-containing sensor histidine kinase gives MWGSPGRTWQAGDAEHEQASPPPVDDFAPVSRATPVSRILLLVAHDRNRTLLADWFDDSPRYDVVDGIAALGDGPAGASDETAPNGSGSGTSAARSNSGVPPEWQRSDGDGGDSDSGDAAGPGRDAAEPGSTKMITALGEATVDLCLVDFAALGRYGAQLERRIERDRPLPLPCLLLASEAAGRRFFAAEQGHERSHLVDDVITTPVEPALLDRRVRAYLGLRRQASELDRRHEQLSLLAQVLRHDIANAATVVTGWGEVLRGEVSPDGVEALERVLRGGQRITELVENSRDLTKLIEAGHDLETEALALGPILRTEVDAIERAHASTTQRVTVDLDAPPSTVEVVAGGMLPSVFANLLSNAVRHGDTETVEISVAVESGPSEVVVRVTDNGPGIPDEQKERVFEPATKRGDSPGDGLGLSLVRRLVESYGGRVWFEDAGGGAVACVALRRVDAR, from the coding sequence GTGTGGGGCTCGCCCGGGCGGACGTGGCAGGCCGGGGACGCGGAACACGAACAGGCCTCGCCACCGCCGGTCGACGACTTCGCGCCCGTGTCGAGGGCCACGCCCGTCTCCCGGATCCTCCTACTCGTGGCCCACGACCGGAACCGGACCCTGCTCGCCGACTGGTTCGACGACAGTCCGAGATACGACGTCGTCGACGGGATCGCCGCACTCGGCGACGGGCCCGCGGGTGCGTCCGACGAGACAGCTCCCAACGGCTCGGGATCGGGCACGTCGGCTGCAAGATCGAACAGCGGCGTCCCCCCGGAGTGGCAGCGGTCCGACGGTGACGGCGGTGACAGCGACAGCGGGGACGCCGCCGGGCCCGGTAGGGACGCCGCCGAGCCCGGGAGCACGAAAATGATCACCGCACTCGGCGAGGCGACCGTCGATCTCTGTCTGGTCGACTTCGCCGCGCTCGGACGCTACGGGGCGCAGTTGGAGCGACGCATCGAACGGGACCGTCCACTCCCGCTTCCGTGCCTGCTGCTCGCGTCCGAAGCCGCCGGACGCCGGTTCTTCGCGGCGGAGCAGGGGCACGAACGGAGTCACCTCGTCGACGACGTCATCACGACGCCGGTCGAACCGGCGCTGCTCGACCGGCGCGTCCGGGCCTACCTCGGTCTCAGACGGCAGGCGTCCGAACTCGACCGCCGCCACGAGCAGCTCTCGTTGCTCGCGCAGGTGCTCAGACACGACATCGCGAACGCCGCGACGGTCGTCACCGGGTGGGGAGAGGTGCTCCGCGGGGAGGTCTCCCCCGACGGGGTCGAGGCACTCGAACGCGTGCTCCGCGGCGGCCAGCGGATCACGGAACTCGTCGAGAACAGCCGCGATCTCACGAAGCTGATCGAGGCGGGCCACGACCTCGAAACGGAGGCGCTGGCGCTGGGACCGATCCTCCGGACGGAGGTCGACGCCATCGAGCGGGCCCACGCGTCGACGACACAACGGGTGACGGTCGATCTCGACGCGCCGCCGTCGACGGTCGAGGTGGTCGCCGGCGGGATGCTGCCCTCGGTGTTCGCGAACCTGCTCTCGAACGCGGTCCGCCACGGCGACACCGAGACGGTCGAGATCAGCGTCGCGGTCGAGAGCGGTCCCAGCGAGGTCGTCGTCCGCGTGACCGACAACGGCCCGGGCATCCCCGACGAGCAGAAAGAGCGCGTCTTCGAGCCGGCCACGAAGCGCGGCGACAGCCCCGGCGACGGGCTGGGGCTCTCGCTCGTCAGACGGCTCGTCGAGTCGTACGGCGGCCGGGTCTGGTTCGAGGACGCCGGCGGCGGGGCCGTCGCGTGCGTCGCGCTCCGCCGCGTCGACGCCCGATGA